Proteins encoded by one window of Colletes latitarsis isolate SP2378_abdomen chromosome 5, iyColLati1, whole genome shotgun sequence:
- the LOC143342018 gene encoding LOW QUALITY PROTEIN: uncharacterized protein LOC143342018 (The sequence of the model RefSeq protein was modified relative to this genomic sequence to represent the inferred CDS: inserted 1 base in 1 codon) gives MLYLTVNLWLVINVQTKVLTRKTVNLFRLSDLREWYDLRVIEPILAPLDEFQERDSGWALSRILNLIVNVNKYMQMHAGCVIQLPREIRLKKAVINVCSTDNACFAWSVVAALYPAESHVSLASSYPHYITVLNIQDIECPMTLNQIKKFEHVNNISINXYTIENKKVLPIRVIDKKMERHVSLLYLEGANDVGHFAWIRNLSRLVCTQLSKHNGRKYFCDRCLHYFSSNEKLEAHTMDCEKMNDCAIILPNDDGSKWLSFSNYNRKERVPFIVYADLECILEKTDTDREASRYMYQHHRVFSVGYYVRCLYDDYLRFNVVAILIAYHGL, from the exons atgctaTACTTAACGGTGAATTTGTGGCTGGTAATaaatgtgcaaacaaaagtgttaacacgaaaaaCTGTGAACTTATTTCGCTTGTCTGACCTACGCGAATGGTATGATTTACGCGTCATCGAACCCATTCTAGCACCTTTAGACGAGTTTCAGGAACGCGATAGTGGGTGGGCGCTGTCGCGtatactgaatttaattgttaatgtaaataaatatatgcagatgcatgcaggatgtgtcatacaattaccgcgagagatacgactaaagaaagcggtaatcaatgtatgctcaacggacaatgcatgttttgcgtggtcggtggtggccgcactgtatccagccgaaagtcacgTATCTCTGGCATCGTCATATCCACATTATATaacagtgttgaatatccaggatattgaatgtccaatgacattgaaccaaattaaaaagtttgaacatgTCAATAACATCTCCATCA GTtataccattgagaataagaaGGTGTTACCGATACGAGTCATCGATAAGAAGATGGAGAGGCATGTCAGtttgttgtatttagaaggagcaaacgacgtGGGACATTTCGCATGGATTAGGAACCTATCTCGCCTCGTATGCACCcaattgagtaaacataatggcaggaaatacttttgtgatag ATGTTTACACTACTTTAGCTCGAATGAGAAGCTGGAAGCTCAcaccatggattgtgagaagatgaaCGATTGCGCAATCATATTGCCAAATGATGATGGCAGTAAATGGCTCAGCTTCAGCAACTATAACAGGAAAGAGCGTGTTCCGTTTATCGTGTATGCTGATCTGGAATGCATCCTGGAGAAAacggatactgatcgagaagcgtcaagatacaTGTACCAGCATCATCGAGTATTTAGCGTGGGATATTATGTGCGGTGCTTGTACGACGAttatctacgtttcaatgtcgtcgcgatcctgattgcgtatcatggtttgtga
- the LOC143341630 gene encoding uncharacterized protein LOC143341630 produces MCILDISKICLYEFHHDYMLPTHRNKCKIMYTDTDCLIYHMECDDICELMIRDIALFDTSDYPTDNRYGIPLANKKVSGLMKDENNGAIMTEFVGLRAKMYAIQVDGKKDTKKVKGVKSNVVARTITFDDYVQCLMGEVEKICHQSCIRSMLHEVYTISETKIALSPYDDKRYIVPYSTKTLPWGHCKIPL; encoded by the coding sequence atgtgtatactagatatatctaagatttgtttgtatgaattccatcatgattacatgttacccacacataggaataaatgtaaaattatgtacaccgatacagacTGTCTAATCTACCACATGGAGTGTGACGATATTTGtgaacttatgatacgcgatattgctctctttgacacgagcgattatcccacagataatcgatatggtattccccttgctaataagaaggtatcaggtttaatgaaagatgaaaataatggtgcgattatgaccgaatttgttggattgagagcgaagatgtatgccatacaagtcgatggtaagaaagatacaaaaaaggtgaaaggtgtcaagagtaatgttgtagcgcgaactataacatttgatgattatgtgcaatgtttgatgggtgaggttgaaaagatttgtcaccaatcgtgtataagatccatgttgcatgaagtgtacacgatatcagaaacaaaaattgctttgagtccatacgatgacaaacgatatatcgtaccatattcaaccaagacgctgccatgggggcattgtaaaataccgctttag